The Octadecabacter arcticus 238 genome contains a region encoding:
- a CDS encoding site-specific DNA-methyltransferase, protein MTKKKAGKSAPDVKADLPLNSIIDGDCIEVMNSLPEGSVDLIFADPPYNLQLKGDLHRPDNSKVDAVDNDWDQFESFKVYDDFTHAWLKAARRILKPDGAIWVIGSYHNVFRMGTELQNQGFWILNDVVWRKSNPMPNFRGKRLTNAHETLIWASKAEKSKPTFNYEALKALNEGIQMRSDWVLPICTGHERLKNDQGDKAHPTQKPESLLHRVLLGTTNPGDVVLDPFFGTGTTGAVAKMLGRDYIGIEREAEYRAVAEKRLAKIRKFDSEALEVTQSKRAEPRVPFGQVVERGMLRPGEELWSMNGRHKAKVRADGTLIGADAKGSIHQVGAACEKAPSCNGWTYWHFRRDGKTVPIDLLRQQIRSEMRTN, encoded by the coding sequence ATGACAAAGAAAAAAGCTGGGAAAAGTGCGCCTGACGTTAAGGCTGACTTACCCCTGAATAGTATTATTGACGGTGACTGTATTGAGGTCATGAACAGCCTGCCGGAAGGTAGCGTTGATCTTATTTTTGCGGACCCGCCCTATAACCTTCAACTGAAGGGCGACTTGCATCGCCCCGACAATTCCAAGGTCGACGCTGTCGATAACGATTGGGACCAGTTTGAGAGCTTTAAGGTCTATGACGATTTCACCCACGCATGGCTTAAGGCCGCCCGTCGCATCCTAAAACCTGATGGTGCGATCTGGGTCATTGGATCTTATCACAACGTGTTCCGCATGGGCACAGAACTGCAGAATCAAGGGTTCTGGATCCTCAATGATGTCGTCTGGCGAAAGTCGAACCCGATGCCGAACTTTCGCGGCAAACGGCTGACCAATGCCCATGAGACGCTGATCTGGGCGTCCAAAGCCGAAAAGTCGAAACCAACCTTTAACTATGAAGCGCTAAAAGCGCTCAACGAAGGCATCCAAATGCGCAGCGACTGGGTCCTTCCGATTTGCACGGGACATGAACGATTGAAAAATGACCAAGGCGACAAAGCCCACCCGACACAAAAGCCTGAGAGCCTGCTGCACCGTGTGCTGCTAGGCACCACCAACCCCGGTGATGTCGTGCTTGATCCCTTCTTCGGCACAGGTACAACAGGCGCTGTCGCTAAGATGCTAGGTCGTGATTACATCGGCATTGAACGCGAAGCTGAATATCGTGCAGTCGCAGAAAAGCGCTTGGCGAAAATCCGTAAATTTGACTCTGAGGCCCTTGAGGTGACGCAGTCCAAACGGGCGGAACCGCGGGTGCCGTTCGGTCAAGTGGTGGAACGTGGCATGCTGCGCCCCGGTGAAGAACTGTGGTCGATGAACGGTCGCCACAAGGCCAAGGTCCGTGCCGATGGCACATTGATCGGTGCTGATGCCAAGGGGTCTATCCACCAAGTGGGTGCGGCCTGCGAAAAAGCACCAAGCTGCAACGGTTGGACCTATTGGCACTTCCGCCGCGATGGCAAAACAGTTCCGATTGATTTGCTGCGCCAGCAAATCCGTTCCGAAATGCGGACTAACTAG
- the galE gene encoding UDP-glucose 4-epimerase GalE — protein MAKILLTGGAGYIGSHTYLALVEAGFEVVILDNFSNAKSDVPNRLQDIAGKMVDVFQGDVLNHADLDDVFAAHKIDGVVHFAAKKAVGESVAKPLDYMHNNIGGLLNLLAAMDAADVRRIVFSSSATVYGDTIIQPIPEDNARTYTSPYASTKIAGEQILEQLPDTWAVGILRYFNPVGAHKSAMIGEDPEDIPNNLVPYIAKVATGELAELSVFGDDYDTPDGTGVRDYIHVEDLADGHVLSLKSLLETGKSHTVNLGTGEGSSVLDVLAAYSEACGQDLAHTIAPRRDGDVAVLTARPEQAKAQLGFEAKRSLADMCKSSWEWVSGQRRNTH, from the coding sequence ATGGCGAAAATTCTTCTCACGGGCGGGGCCGGATATATCGGGTCGCACACGTATCTGGCGTTGGTTGAGGCCGGATTTGAAGTTGTGATTTTAGACAATTTTTCGAACGCGAAGTCAGATGTTCCGAACCGTTTGCAAGATATCGCCGGAAAAATGGTCGATGTCTTTCAAGGCGACGTGCTAAACCACGCAGATTTGGACGATGTATTTGCCGCCCATAAGATCGACGGTGTAGTGCATTTCGCAGCCAAGAAGGCCGTCGGCGAAAGCGTCGCAAAGCCGCTCGATTACATGCATAATAACATCGGTGGATTGCTCAACCTGCTCGCGGCGATGGATGCAGCAGACGTGCGCCGCATTGTATTTTCATCCTCCGCGACTGTTTACGGTGATACAATCATCCAGCCGATTCCAGAAGATAATGCACGGACATATACGTCACCATACGCATCCACAAAAATCGCAGGCGAGCAGATTCTAGAGCAACTGCCCGACACTTGGGCTGTTGGCATCTTGCGCTATTTCAATCCCGTGGGTGCGCATAAATCGGCGATGATCGGCGAAGACCCAGAAGATATCCCCAATAATCTTGTCCCATATATCGCCAAGGTTGCGACGGGTGAGCTGGCAGAGCTCAGCGTTTTTGGCGATGACTATGATACCCCTGACGGCACCGGCGTGCGGGACTACATTCACGTTGAAGACCTTGCCGACGGTCATGTGCTGTCGCTGAAATCATTGTTGGAAACGGGCAAGAGCCACACGGTCAACCTCGGCACAGGCGAAGGATCGTCAGTGCTGGATGTGCTCGCGGCCTATTCAGAGGCATGCGGCCAAGACCTCGCCCATACGATCGCCCCGCGACGTGATGGGGACGTTGCCGTTCTAACTGCGCGACCAGAACAGGCCAAGGCACAATTGGGTTTTGAGGCAAAGCGATCCTTGGCCGATATGTGTAAATCAAGCTGGGAATGGGTCAGCGGCCAGCGACGCAACACACACTAG
- a CDS encoding ribonuclease HII has protein sequence MGCMNATDPSGPDFTFEEDLISRGAICIAGVDEVGRGPLAGPVTAAAVILDPANIPDGLNDSKMLSRKKREALEPLIFANAEVSIAHATVEEIDEINILRASHLAMERAIAGLGRVDHALIDGNMIPRGLIIPATTIIKGDARSLSIAAASIVAKICRDRIMVGLAQQYPGYGWDTNAGYGSKSHISALHRLGVTPHHRRSFKPVHYML, from the coding sequence ATGGGCTGCATGAACGCAACAGACCCATCCGGCCCCGATTTCACGTTTGAAGAAGATTTGATTTCGCGCGGTGCAATATGCATCGCGGGCGTAGACGAAGTCGGGCGTGGCCCTTTGGCGGGCCCAGTGACTGCCGCTGCCGTGATCCTTGATCCAGCCAACATCCCTGACGGACTAAACGACAGCAAAATGCTGAGCCGCAAAAAGCGCGAGGCGTTGGAGCCGCTGATCTTTGCCAACGCCGAGGTCTCAATCGCGCACGCAACCGTCGAAGAGATTGACGAGATCAATATACTGCGTGCCAGCCACCTTGCTATGGAACGGGCGATTGCTGGATTGGGCCGCGTTGATCATGCCTTGATTGATGGAAATATGATCCCGCGCGGTCTGATCATTCCAGCGACCACAATCATCAAAGGCGACGCGCGATCTTTGTCGATTGCTGCGGCCTCAATTGTGGCAAAAATCTGTCGCGACCGCATTATGGTGGGGTTGGCGCAACAGTATCCGGGGTACGGGTGGGACACGAATGCCGGATACGGGTCGAAAAGCCACATATCTGCGCTGCACCGTCTTGGGGTGACCCCACACCATAGACGGTCGTTCAAACCCGTGCACTACATGTTGTGA